From a region of the Leptospira montravelensis genome:
- a CDS encoding TlyA family RNA methyltransferase: MPKEKIRLDDFLVREGYAIDRKRAQSLILSGSVLINDVVISKVGTLISPKDIVRTKEKIKTYVSRGAYKLLGAFDSFPTANVKNKTCIDLGSSTGGFCQVLLEKGASRVIAVDVGYGQLAQKIANDPKVTVFDRTHLKDLTVSQLEPLTEETWITMDLSFISLVPVFGSLISLFQSSSHIVWQGISLFKPQFEVHPSKLEKGVLRDSHHIGYTIRSIWRKIRNLDSRIKFLGLAESPIQGADGNREFLIRWEWKNRI; this comes from the coding sequence TTGCCGAAAGAAAAAATTAGACTGGATGATTTCCTCGTTCGCGAAGGTTATGCGATCGATCGAAAACGAGCACAATCGTTAATCCTTTCTGGATCTGTTCTTATCAATGATGTAGTAATTTCCAAAGTGGGAACCTTAATTTCTCCCAAAGATATAGTTCGCACTAAAGAAAAAATCAAAACCTATGTTTCTCGTGGGGCATACAAACTGCTCGGAGCTTTTGATTCTTTTCCCACTGCCAATGTGAAAAACAAAACCTGTATCGACCTGGGCTCTTCAACTGGTGGTTTTTGCCAGGTGCTTTTGGAAAAAGGTGCCTCCCGAGTGATCGCCGTGGATGTAGGTTACGGCCAATTAGCACAAAAAATTGCCAATGATCCCAAGGTCACAGTTTTTGATCGCACTCATCTAAAAGACCTTACGGTTTCTCAATTAGAACCTTTAACCGAGGAAACTTGGATCACAATGGATTTAAGTTTTATTTCTCTAGTGCCCGTTTTTGGATCCTTAATTTCTCTTTTTCAATCAAGTTCCCATATTGTTTGGCAAGGAATTTCTTTATTCAAACCTCAATTTGAAGTTCATCCTTCCAAATTAGAGAAAGGTGTATTGAGGGATTCGCATCATATTGGTTATACGATTCGTTCTATTTGGCGAAAGATTAGAAATTTAGATTCCAGAATAAAATTTTTAGGGCTCGCAGAATCCCCGATCCAGGGAGCCGATGGCAATCGAGAATTTTTGATTCGATGGGAATGGAAAAATAGAATTTAA
- a CDS encoding response regulator gives MTKKNILIVEDEPFLGLNIKQKIESFGFHVIAVVPSGDEAFQIVSEKVPDLILMDINLEGSLDGIETAESLREQFSVPVLFLTGFLDDTAKYRINQNPSYAYLLKPFTTDQLKEAVSGFTS, from the coding sequence ATGACAAAAAAGAACATCCTCATTGTAGAGGATGAACCTTTCCTCGGACTCAATATCAAACAGAAAATCGAATCTTTCGGTTTTCATGTGATAGCAGTGGTTCCTTCTGGGGATGAGGCTTTCCAAATCGTTTCGGAAAAGGTTCCGGATTTGATCCTAATGGATATTAATTTGGAGGGGTCATTGGATGGGATCGAAACAGCCGAATCATTACGGGAACAATTCTCAGTGCCAGTTTTATTTTTGACAGGATTTTTAGATGATACTGCAAAATACCGAATCAATCAAAACCCGTCTTACGCATATTTGTTGAAACCATTCACTACGGACCAATTAAAAGAAGCGGTTTCTGGTTTTACTTCTTAA
- a CDS encoding ferredoxin, translating to MADKSSKQPENVPGKYYVDQTCVPCNDCIKEAPDLLQYSADESHIFVKKQPTTPNEEKQAKAAMAMCPVDAIGDDGE from the coding sequence ATGGCAGATAAAAGTAGCAAACAACCCGAAAATGTACCAGGAAAATACTATGTCGACCAAACCTGTGTCCCTTGTAACGACTGCATAAAGGAAGCCCCTGACCTTTTACAGTACAGTGCAGACGAAAGTCATATTTTTGTAAAAAAACAACCAACAACACCAAATGAAGAAAAACAGGCAAAAGCAGCAATGGCAATGTGTCCGGTAGACGCCATTGGCGATGACGGTGAATAG
- a CDS encoding alpha/beta fold hydrolase, producing MMKYFYRSLFRNYQSQRRKSMKNMGGIPSFIPMGGHQIFYWKFGNGNKKPIVFLHGLLDESFGFRRVVKELLNEGYPLYVFDLPGYGKSKLPLVKYLYQIDVWADLLLECFEKLDLKDICLVGHSMGGLTSQHLVLSDTHNRVQKLILLAPGGIPHPEREKMRKVLFPKTEKQVVLLLRYLYGEEFPEPGFLFRHTLVTIWNDKPNEYLQENTLRREEEIFFDSKMKGIKIPTLILAGAEDEITPPFMMKKINSYIKKSKLVWIPKVRHAIHLEKPDVVARNISIFYNT from the coding sequence ATGATGAAATATTTTTACCGAAGCCTTTTTCGAAACTATCAGTCCCAGAGACGTAAATCAATGAAAAATATGGGTGGGATTCCCAGTTTTATTCCAATGGGTGGACACCAAATTTTTTATTGGAAATTTGGAAATGGCAACAAAAAACCTATAGTTTTTTTGCATGGTTTACTCGACGAAAGTTTTGGTTTTCGGCGAGTCGTAAAAGAACTGTTAAATGAAGGTTATCCACTTTATGTATTTGATTTGCCTGGATATGGAAAAAGTAAATTACCTTTAGTGAAGTATCTTTACCAAATCGATGTTTGGGCAGACTTACTTCTTGAGTGTTTCGAAAAATTAGATTTAAAAGATATTTGTTTAGTCGGCCATTCTATGGGTGGGCTCACATCCCAACATTTAGTTTTAAGTGATACTCATAACCGAGTGCAAAAGCTTATTCTGTTAGCACCCGGTGGTATTCCTCATCCAGAACGTGAAAAAATGCGTAAAGTTCTATTTCCTAAAACAGAAAAACAGGTCGTATTGCTACTTCGATATCTTTACGGAGAAGAATTTCCCGAACCTGGATTTTTATTTCGCCACACTCTTGTTACTATTTGGAATGATAAACCGAACGAATATTTACAAGAAAATACCTTACGTAGGGAAGAGGAGATTTTTTTTGATTCTAAAATGAAAGGAATCAAAATTCCAACTTTGATTTTAGCTGGCGCTGAAGATGAAATTACACCACCATTTATGATGAAAAAAATTAATTCGTATATTAAAAAAAGTAAATTGGTGTGGATTCCAAAAGTAAGACATGCAATTCACCTAGAAAAACCGGATGTGGTCGCAAGAAATATTAGTATATTCTATAATACTTAA
- a CDS encoding two-component system sensor histidine kinase NtrB translates to MFNSKIERLSQLLSHSQKGLVFVDLKSKQILYINSIAIEQLEIKNPKSLQVENIFCDFDLLVSEIHTHPQSKSEYKWFLKKLNSEKIPVSVHYSSLTDFFDSDTEIYAITINWNQMHSEDHLEIVDHLEIPFIQTDLAGNLQYANNRFIELFRLSPNKIESYTIFDVLILPENLKNEILKRNTKFLIEVDHSVENSITFQLQSFITMQEGKPNGISLLLLDLSELQNAERIIKYGEDKLRTFFATMNNGFVIINKDAQILEIAPIFKFLLFQVFAFEVGEDIFHFFDEKMKSKLMEVLSSVIENQNSQTTEFDYLLLGEEKTFEIRFIPVRRYDPNDKKILLVFSDITEAKRKDRQLIESMKFASIGEIAAGLAHEINNPLQSALLYLDDLITVDEADQNERRNILKKIESANLRIRDLVKALLDLGRMESPNRDIVSPYYILVRTSELVEVSCRKKNISFTRHAGPNLPGIFVRWQEIEQVLINCVVNSINALSEMETARQFPKIELGIDLVKIQKKEWVVFSVEDNGPGIDDDTLEKVFLPLFTTRRNKQGTGLGLSISKKIIAEHGGEIYIKTKEGTGAKVEIYLPAHTDENG, encoded by the coding sequence ATGTTTAATTCAAAAATTGAAAGACTATCGCAGCTACTCTCCCATTCCCAAAAAGGATTAGTTTTCGTCGATCTTAAATCCAAACAAATCCTCTACATCAATTCAATTGCAATTGAACAATTGGAAATAAAAAATCCAAAATCATTGCAAGTGGAAAATATATTCTGCGATTTTGATCTCCTAGTTTCAGAGATCCACACACATCCACAATCCAAAAGCGAATACAAATGGTTTCTAAAAAAACTAAATTCAGAAAAGATTCCAGTATCTGTTCATTATTCCTCTTTAACTGACTTCTTTGATTCCGATACAGAAATATACGCGATTACAATTAACTGGAACCAAATGCATTCTGAGGATCATTTAGAAATAGTTGACCACTTAGAAATTCCGTTCATTCAAACTGATTTAGCAGGCAATTTACAATACGCTAACAATCGTTTTATTGAATTATTCAGGTTATCACCTAACAAAATTGAATCTTATACAATATTTGATGTTCTGATTCTACCGGAGAATCTAAAGAATGAAATTTTAAAAAGAAATACAAAATTTTTAATAGAAGTTGATCACTCTGTTGAGAATTCGATCACCTTTCAATTACAAAGTTTTATCACAATGCAGGAAGGAAAGCCAAATGGAATTTCACTGCTCTTATTAGATCTTTCCGAATTACAAAACGCTGAACGCATTATTAAATATGGCGAAGACAAACTAAGAACATTTTTTGCCACGATGAACAATGGTTTTGTAATTATAAATAAAGACGCACAAATTTTAGAGATTGCTCCTATTTTTAAGTTTTTACTCTTTCAGGTTTTTGCATTTGAAGTAGGTGAAGATATTTTCCATTTTTTTGATGAAAAAATGAAATCAAAACTAATGGAAGTTTTAAGTTCCGTCATCGAAAATCAAAACTCTCAAACAACTGAATTTGATTATTTATTACTTGGTGAAGAAAAAACATTTGAAATTCGGTTTATACCCGTTAGACGATATGATCCGAACGATAAAAAAATTTTGTTAGTATTTTCTGATATCACGGAAGCTAAACGAAAGGATCGACAACTAATTGAATCAATGAAATTTGCAAGTATTGGTGAAATTGCAGCCGGTCTTGCACACGAAATCAATAACCCACTACAAAGTGCACTTTTGTACTTGGACGACTTAATTACTGTCGACGAAGCAGATCAAAATGAACGAAGGAATATTTTAAAAAAAATTGAATCTGCCAATTTGCGAATTCGTGATTTGGTGAAAGCTTTACTAGATTTGGGAAGGATGGAAAGCCCCAATCGAGATATTGTCTCTCCATATTATATTCTAGTTCGAACAAGCGAACTAGTCGAAGTTAGTTGCCGTAAAAAAAATATAAGTTTTACTAGGCATGCAGGACCAAATTTGCCAGGAATCTTTGTGCGCTGGCAAGAAATAGAACAAGTTTTAATCAATTGTGTGGTAAATTCGATCAATGCACTTTCTGAGATGGAGACTGCCAGACAATTTCCAAAAATCGAATTAGGTATCGATTTAGTCAAAATCCAAAAAAAAGAATGGGTTGTTTTTTCAGTCGAAGATAATGGCCCCGGAATTGATGATGATACATTAGAGAAGGTTTTTTTACCCTTATTCACTACGAGACGAAATAAACAAGGAACTGGTTTAGGTCTTTCTATATCAAAAAAGATCATCGCGGAACATGGTGGAGAAATCTATATTAAAACTAAGGAAGGTACGGGAGCTAAGGTAGAGATTTACCTCCCTGCCCATACGGATGAAAATGGATAA
- a CDS encoding hybrid sensor histidine kinase/response regulator, translated as MDKILIVDDEEDIRIALKRVLSREGYQIELAESASEAIQRISSGETFSVAISDILMSGMSGIDFTKFIAEKQINLPVILITGNPNLSSAESAIRYHAFEYISKPVDRTQILSVVKRALELKNQKDSDLEKLMLSEKLEKALRTQNLDLNRQNAAILNATSDAVITIDSKLTVVSANKASFEMFRFRTPLDLIGQSVKILFTENKMQKYMSQVSKVLSEEENKSTLQLSDVTLLRSDASTFLADIAICSYSLDGDTYYTGVIRDVTQKKAMVEQLIHSERRAFLSVVAASIGHEINNSLTAIQGFVEMASRENADTMLKDRALKVTLNQTEKLRALTSNLLQLGKSLKSNNEQSKVLNLNNEISSVLQVFKETAKLKYCHIKREDSFEEILIQMNSDQFALLLSNILLNAADATNNIGTIEIVSYKDQKNSHLIVTDDGEGMSPETLNKIYEPYFTTKELGKGTGLGMFVVKQIVDNFDIRLEIDSTPGNGSKFHFIFPKVSES; from the coding sequence ATGGATAAGATTTTAATTGTAGATGACGAAGAGGATATACGAATCGCACTAAAACGAGTGTTATCTCGAGAAGGATATCAAATCGAACTCGCGGAATCTGCTTCTGAAGCGATCCAAAGAATTTCATCTGGTGAAACCTTTTCCGTTGCTATTTCCGATATTTTAATGTCTGGAATGTCTGGAATTGATTTCACAAAGTTTATTGCAGAAAAACAAATTAATTTACCTGTTATCCTTATTACAGGAAATCCGAATTTATCATCCGCCGAATCTGCAATTCGTTATCATGCATTCGAGTACATATCGAAACCAGTAGACAGAACACAAATTTTATCTGTTGTTAAACGAGCATTAGAACTTAAAAATCAAAAGGATTCCGATTTAGAAAAATTGATGTTATCGGAAAAACTGGAAAAAGCACTTCGTACTCAAAACTTAGATTTAAACAGACAGAACGCGGCAATATTAAATGCAACTTCAGATGCTGTGATTACAATTGATTCTAAACTTACGGTAGTTTCGGCAAATAAAGCAAGTTTTGAAATGTTTCGTTTCAGAACTCCTTTGGATCTAATTGGTCAATCAGTGAAAATTTTATTCACTGAAAATAAAATGCAAAAATACATGAGCCAAGTTTCAAAAGTGTTGAGTGAAGAAGAAAATAAATCCACTCTTCAACTATCAGATGTAACATTATTACGTTCGGATGCATCTACTTTTTTGGCGGACATTGCAATATGTTCATACAGTTTGGATGGTGATACTTATTACACAGGTGTCATTAGGGATGTAACTCAGAAAAAGGCAATGGTGGAACAACTCATTCACTCAGAAAGAAGGGCTTTTTTATCAGTAGTGGCTGCAAGTATTGGACACGAAATTAATAACTCTCTAACTGCGATCCAAGGCTTTGTAGAAATGGCTTCTCGAGAAAACGCAGATACAATGTTAAAAGATCGTGCCTTAAAGGTGACTTTGAATCAAACGGAAAAATTAAGGGCATTGACTTCCAATCTTTTGCAACTTGGAAAATCCTTAAAATCAAATAATGAACAATCAAAAGTTTTAAATTTGAATAATGAAATTTCCTCGGTTCTTCAAGTGTTTAAGGAAACTGCAAAATTAAAATACTGCCATATCAAAAGAGAAGATTCTTTTGAAGAGATTCTTATCCAAATGAATTCTGATCAATTTGCTTTGTTATTATCAAACATTCTTCTTAATGCAGCTGATGCTACCAATAATATTGGAACTATTGAAATCGTTTCCTATAAAGATCAAAAAAATTCTCATCTTATTGTAACAGACGATGGCGAAGGTATGTCACCTGAAACATTAAATAAAATATATGAACCGTATTTTACAACGAAGGAACTTGGAAAAGGAACGGGTCTGGGCATGTTTGTAGTCAAACAAATTGTGGATAATTTTGACATTCGATTAGAAATTGATTCAACTCCAGGAAATGGATCTAAATTTCATTTTATTTTTCCAAAGGTCTCTGAATCATAG
- a CDS encoding aminoglycoside phosphotransferase family protein yields MKPELTKEQLEVIFSRFGKHCKIVSLQEEASTRRYFRITLETGSEEVVCSDSIVNEDFIIISEFLNANQIHVPRVLDVNRELGLTFMSFEGLDDFSSYNLNDYKKKFPILIDLILKLQSLGPPPLVKNRKFDTEKLSFETNLTLEKFEDFRKLYQIKTNISNEAKAFIDETVAYLNKYPVNVFTHRDFHCRNILVSPNFDYSLIDFQDARMGVPQYDLASILYDAYYPLPRDFRSLMLKSFRDRNLDQSTKFNDTFYLQALQRSFKALGTYFRMVTDHGKDKFKPSIISCLNQLEEIIQLGMFADSLYIFVRSLRDELSRHKDFKNL; encoded by the coding sequence GTGAAACCTGAATTAACTAAAGAACAACTTGAAGTAATATTTTCTCGGTTTGGCAAACATTGTAAAATTGTTTCCTTACAAGAGGAAGCCTCAACACGAAGGTATTTTCGCATAACATTAGAAACTGGAAGTGAAGAAGTTGTTTGTTCTGACTCAATCGTAAACGAAGATTTTATCATAATCTCTGAATTTCTGAATGCCAATCAAATTCATGTTCCCAGAGTTTTAGATGTAAATAGAGAACTTGGACTCACGTTTATGAGTTTTGAAGGTTTGGATGATTTTAGCTCATACAATTTAAATGACTATAAAAAGAAATTTCCCATTCTTATTGATTTAATTTTAAAATTACAATCCCTTGGTCCACCTCCCTTAGTAAAAAACAGAAAGTTTGATACAGAAAAACTAAGTTTTGAAACCAACCTGACCTTGGAAAAATTTGAAGATTTTCGTAAATTATACCAAATTAAAACAAATATTTCCAATGAAGCTAAGGCCTTTATTGATGAAACCGTTGCTTATTTGAACAAATATCCTGTGAATGTTTTTACACATCGTGATTTTCATTGTCGAAATATTCTAGTTTCACCTAATTTTGATTATTCTTTGATTGATTTTCAAGACGCAAGGATGGGAGTTCCGCAATACGATCTTGCCTCTATTTTATATGATGCGTATTATCCATTGCCAAGGGACTTTCGTTCTCTAATGTTAAAATCATTTCGTGATCGGAACTTAGACCAATCAACAAAATTTAATGATACATTTTATCTCCAAGCTCTGCAGCGTTCTTTCAAAGCTTTAGGAACATACTTTCGAATGGTCACAGACCACGGCAAAGATAAGTTCAAACCTTCTATCATCTCTTGTTTAAACCAACTGGAGGAAATCATCCAATTAGGTATGTTTGCTGATTCGTTATACATTTTTGTACGAAGTTTACGAGACGAACTAAGTCGTCACAAGGATTTTAAAAATTTATGA
- a CDS encoding NTP transferase domain-containing protein, whose translation MNAFVLAAGFGKRMGTLTENCPKPLLKIQKITLLDYSLYLLDQWKVSKVWINTHYLGEQIKNHIEKFIKFPIEILEEKNEILGTAGGIRTGLSDEHLKEPIFLINPDTLFFPEPNFKPKTDLSIHTKIHLYLLPAPPNQSYTKIDIGEKGELTFGNGNYYYIGLALLNPQCLSHLEKNKYYDLSDIFKECAERKEITGEVFSGRVLDLGTKDLWETYVKTDIFGDELSKIQVFIKSSYMT comes from the coding sequence ATGAATGCCTTTGTTTTAGCGGCAGGTTTTGGCAAAAGAATGGGAACTCTTACAGAAAATTGCCCCAAACCTCTGTTAAAGATCCAAAAAATCACTCTCCTCGATTATAGTCTTTATCTACTCGATCAATGGAAAGTTTCTAAAGTTTGGATCAACACTCATTACTTAGGGGAACAAATTAAAAACCATATTGAGAAATTTATCAAATTTCCCATTGAAATATTAGAAGAAAAAAATGAAATCTTAGGAACAGCTGGAGGCATTCGTACTGGATTATCAGACGAACATTTGAAAGAACCAATTTTTCTGATAAACCCAGATACCTTATTTTTTCCAGAACCAAATTTTAAACCAAAAACTGATTTATCCATTCATACAAAAATTCATTTATATTTATTGCCTGCACCTCCTAATCAAAGTTATACAAAAATTGATATTGGTGAAAAAGGAGAATTAACCTTTGGTAACGGAAATTATTATTATATAGGACTTGCTTTACTTAATCCTCAATGTCTTTCTCATTTAGAGAAAAATAAATACTACGACCTTTCTGATATTTTTAAAGAATGTGCGGAGCGTAAAGAGATAACCGGAGAGGTGTTCTCCGGTCGAGTTTTAGATTTGGGAACAAAAGATCTTTGGGAAACCTATGTTAAAACTGATATTTTTGGCGATGAGCTGTCTAAAATCCAAGTTTTTATTAAATCTTCATATATGACTTAA
- a CDS encoding glucose-6-phosphate isomerase: protein MSNLKISDRFVKSFIAETVIQKELEKAEKARQTLLEKTGLGNEFLGWVDLPRQTNPDDLQLIRKAAETIQSHSQYLVVVGIGGSYLGARAVIEALTPEFSANELHKKSVKIIYAGHHLDADYHSRLLAFLENKEFSVNVISKSGTTTEPAIAFRLLLSLLERKYGRENVKNRVFATTDKHKGALKQLADEYGFPTFVIPDDVGGRYSVFTPVGLLPIAAAGFSINKLIDGAKQMEAELKAKSAFEGNIAAMYAAIRNSLYANGKKIEIFVSYTPALSFVSEWWKQLFGESEGKTGKGIFPASVQFTTDLHSMGQYIQDGERQLMETTIKVESPKQDVYLTEKEDDRDGLNYLAGKKLSEVNQSAMLGTLVAHKDGGVPCLEIILPGLTEEVIGELLYFFEFACGISGYMLGVNPFDQPGVEDYKNNMFALLGKKGYEQRKQEILSHI from the coding sequence ATGTCGAACTTAAAAATTTCAGACCGTTTTGTTAAATCTTTTATCGCCGAAACAGTAATCCAGAAAGAATTGGAAAAGGCTGAGAAAGCGAGACAAACTCTTCTCGAAAAAACGGGCCTAGGAAATGAATTTTTAGGATGGGTGGATCTTCCAAGACAAACGAATCCAGACGACCTCCAATTGATTCGAAAAGCAGCAGAAACTATCCAATCTCATTCCCAATATTTGGTTGTTGTGGGAATTGGTGGAAGTTATCTCGGGGCTCGTGCAGTCATTGAGGCCTTAACTCCGGAATTTAGTGCAAATGAACTACATAAAAAATCCGTAAAAATTATTTATGCGGGACATCACTTGGATGCGGATTATCACTCCCGTTTGTTAGCATTTTTAGAAAACAAAGAATTTTCAGTGAATGTTATTTCTAAATCTGGAACCACAACGGAACCGGCGATCGCCTTTCGTTTGTTACTCTCTCTATTAGAACGTAAATATGGAAGAGAAAATGTAAAAAACCGTGTTTTTGCAACAACTGACAAACATAAAGGAGCTCTAAAACAACTCGCTGATGAATATGGATTTCCTACCTTCGTCATTCCAGACGATGTGGGTGGACGTTATTCCGTCTTTACTCCTGTTGGATTGTTGCCAATTGCCGCTGCCGGTTTCAGTATCAATAAACTGATCGATGGCGCTAAACAAATGGAAGCAGAGCTAAAGGCTAAATCAGCCTTTGAAGGAAACATTGCGGCTATGTATGCAGCGATTCGAAATTCCTTATATGCAAATGGTAAAAAAATTGAAATTTTTGTGAGTTATACACCAGCTTTGTCATTTGTATCTGAGTGGTGGAAACAGCTGTTTGGTGAAAGTGAGGGAAAAACTGGGAAGGGAATTTTTCCTGCATCAGTCCAGTTTACCACAGACCTTCATTCGATGGGACAATACATTCAAGATGGTGAGCGCCAATTGATGGAAACAACCATTAAAGTGGAATCGCCAAAACAAGATGTTTATCTTACAGAAAAGGAAGACGATCGCGACGGCCTCAATTATTTGGCTGGCAAAAAACTTTCTGAAGTGAACCAGAGTGCGATGCTTGGAACTCTCGTTGCGCATAAAGACGGGGGTGTACCTTGTTTAGAAATAATTTTACCTGGGTTAACCGAAGAAGTCATTGGAGAACTTTTGTATTTCTTTGAATTTGCATGTGGGATCTCCGGTTATATGTTAGGTGTAAATCCTTTTGATCAGCCAGGTGTAGAGGACTATAAAAACAATATGTTTGCTTTGCTTGGCAAAAAAGGATATGAACAACGTAAACAGGAAATCTTAAGTCATATATGA
- the galK gene encoding galactokinase — protein sequence MDSFISKENLNQFESLFGKTNHLPRLFQAPARINIIGEHVDYLGGIVLPAAIDFAVQVYLRPNDSSSYHLHSVTYKETVELKKPLVPNPRSPWSDYISGVISEIEKLGHTIPGFDLLVDGNIPQGSGLSSSAAFEVVTGYAIKETFGLNISREEIALIGQRAENNFVGTKCGIMDQFIIAVGKQDDCISLNTETLNYTYHHFDLGDYEFYLINSNVKHSLKDSAYNQRRSECESALVKIKAKYPNFTQLYEVNLSESELEYCHLTKEELKRTKHVTSERERTKVVIEGLESDNFKDVGSALFQTHWSLSKEFEVSCPETDFIVDSLQSLGVTGARMIGGGFGGCVLVLDTKDHFYKIEDVLKKSYQQKFNTALDFYRFQISDGVKEISL from the coding sequence GTGGATTCTTTTATAAGTAAAGAAAATTTGAATCAATTTGAATCATTATTTGGAAAAACAAACCATCTCCCTCGTTTGTTCCAAGCTCCAGCTAGAATCAATATAATTGGGGAACATGTTGATTATTTAGGTGGAATCGTGCTTCCTGCGGCCATAGATTTTGCCGTCCAAGTATATCTTCGTCCCAATGATTCTTCTTCTTATCATTTGCACTCTGTCACTTATAAAGAAACTGTAGAATTAAAAAAACCGCTAGTACCAAATCCTAGGTCACCCTGGTCCGATTATATCTCTGGTGTTATCTCTGAAATAGAAAAGTTGGGCCATACAATTCCTGGGTTTGATCTGTTAGTGGACGGAAATATTCCACAAGGTTCTGGACTTTCTTCTTCAGCCGCTTTTGAAGTTGTCACTGGTTATGCGATCAAAGAAACATTCGGATTAAATATTTCACGAGAAGAGATTGCACTTATTGGGCAAAGAGCTGAAAATAATTTTGTAGGAACGAAATGTGGGATCATGGATCAATTCATTATCGCTGTTGGTAAACAGGATGATTGTATCTCATTAAATACCGAAACTCTAAATTACACTTACCACCATTTTGATTTGGGAGATTACGAATTCTACTTAATCAATTCGAACGTAAAACACAGCTTAAAAGACAGTGCTTACAACCAAAGACGTTCAGAATGTGAATCGGCATTGGTAAAAATAAAAGCAAAGTATCCAAATTTTACACAATTGTATGAAGTAAATCTTTCTGAATCTGAATTAGAATACTGTCACCTAACAAAAGAAGAACTTAAAAGAACAAAACATGTTACATCAGAAAGGGAAAGGACAAAAGTTGTCATTGAAGGTTTAGAATCTGATAATTTTAAAGATGTTGGATCCGCACTGTTTCAAACCCATTGGTCTTTATCAAAAGAATTTGAAGTCTCTTGTCCCGAAACCGATTTCATAGTTGATTCTTTGCAGAGTTTGGGCGTCACTGGAGCAAGAATGATCGGTGGCGGCTTCGGTGGATGCGTACTCGTACTAGATACCAAAGATCATTTTTATAAAATAGAAGACGTATTGAAAAAAAGTTATCAACAAAAGTTTAATACTGCGTTAGACTTTTATAGGTTTCAAATTTCAGACGGGGTAAAGGAAATTTCATTATGA
- a CDS encoding STAS domain-containing protein: MIENWSDYTVESGDFKMEVLHQKFVPLPESSVYFELSGEINLYNSQIMKENLEMLISKGINFIFLNFEQVSYIDSSGLGVCLGIHSKLMKQKGFIRIISPSEKVRYVLELTKLRSLLQIFPTLEQAIKTD; the protein is encoded by the coding sequence ATGATTGAAAACTGGAGTGATTACACAGTTGAAAGTGGAGACTTCAAAATGGAAGTTCTCCATCAGAAATTTGTCCCCCTGCCTGAATCCTCAGTTTATTTTGAATTGTCAGGAGAAATTAATCTCTACAATTCACAAATCATGAAAGAAAATTTGGAGATGCTAATCTCCAAAGGAATCAATTTTATTTTTTTAAACTTTGAACAAGTGAGTTATATTGATAGTTCTGGCCTTGGTGTTTGTTTAGGAATCCATTCCAAACTGATGAAACAAAAAGGTTTTATAAGAATCATATCCCCTTCAGAAAAAGTAAGATATGTATTAGAACTAACAAAACTTAGGAGCTTGCTCCAAATTTTTCCAACTTTGGAACAAGCTATAAAAACCGACTAA